A stretch of DNA from Chloroflexota bacterium:
ATATGGAGGTCTCCTGAAGCGGTAGAAATAGAAAAAGGAGGACAGTCACAATGAACCGTCCTCCCTGTTGCCTGAGTCGGGGCGAGTGGATTTGAACCACCGACCTCATCGTCCCGAACGATGCGCGCTAGCCGAACTGCGCTACGCCCCGGCAGGTAAATATTATAGCGCAGGACAAGGTGAAGCGCAAAAATCCCATTGAGGCGATGGCTGATATTTGGCGTTATAGCGCTAAACAGGGCGTTTTGATAGCTACAGCACGACGCTCATAATAGGGGCGCATGCACGGGCAATGATGCTACTCAAAGAATCGGAAGGCAAAATGGGTGAGATCATGTTCGGCGACAACAAGGACCTGTACGGCGTAGTAGAGAAGAGCGATGGCCGGATCGAAATTCGCGTCTATCACGAAAATGGAGACATAAGGCAGATTATCGCTGCGAACTTAGCCAATCCAAGCCATTTCGAATCGTGGGCAAGTTTCCGCGACAGTAACCCGCGTGCAAAGTACCACCTGGCTTCAATTGTCAAAAGATGGCGAAGCCACTTCCGAAACAACAAAGTGGATTTTGTGATGCGGTAGACACGGTTCAACGATGCGGCCATTGCGCGCGCCGGATTGCCGTTGTTGCCAGTTCTGCCACTGGACTGACTGAGAGAGGGCTTATGATTGTTCATGTGACGAGTGTCCGCGTGGCCGGGCCGCATTCGCTCGAGCTTGTTTTCGACAACGGCGTGCGAAAACGCGTCAATCTGCGCCGGGAACTCTACGGTCCGGTGTTTGAGCCGTTGCGCGATCCGGCGCAGTTCGCGCGCGCCTATCTTGATCGTGATTCGGGAACGGTCGCATGGCATACGGGCGCGGATTTCGCGCCGGACTTCCTGCTCCAGATGGAAGAAGAGCAGTCCCCCGCAGAATCCGCGCCCGTATAGCTCTACGCCGCTTCCGGCGGGTGCTTCGTATGCCAGTCCGTCTCGCGCTGGTAAAGCATCGCCAGGCGAAGGGCTTTCTGCTCTTCGAAGCGGTTGGTCGTGAACGACAGTGCGACCGGCAACCCGCGCCCGCCGAAACCCATCGGCACGGTGATCTGCGGCACGCCGCACAGCGCGCCGAGCATGCTGTAGCCGCCGCGCTTGCGGAACGCCGTCTGCAGGTTCGTGTCGAGGCTCGGCGACTCGATGACCAGCATCGGCGAGACGAACGCGTCGTATTCCTCGAACATGCGCAGCACGGCCTGTGTCGCCGCCACCTGCTGCTGCTGGGCGCGAACGTATTCGGTGGCCGGCTTGGTCAGGTTGCGGCGCAGGCCCGCTTTCTGCCCGGCGTCCACCAGCGTGTCGAGCACGTTGCTGCGGATCAACTCCTCATGCGCCGCCGCCATTTCGACGTCGATCAGGAAACGGGCGATATCGTTGTACGGGTAGTCCGGCAGATCGGTGCGCACCAGCTTCGCGCCGGCCTTGCGCAGCACCGTGAGCGCGTCGTTGTATGCCTGCTCCAGCTCCGGCTCGCCGCTGAAATCGGCGGGCAGGACCGCGAGGCGGTAAGCGCGGCGCGGTTCGCGCGGCTTGAACGTGAAGCCGTCGCGCTCGGTGGTCGCGTCGAGCCGATCGCGCCCGGCGATCGCTTGCAGTATATGGCCGCAGTCCTCGGCGCTGCGCGCCATCGGCCCGACCTTGTCCATGCGCCAGGCGAGTTCCATCGCGCCGTAGCGGCTGACCAGCCCCCAGGTCGGCCGCAGGCCGGTGATGCCGCAGTAGGCCGACGGCGTGGTGATGCTGCCCCACGTCTCCGAGCCGAGCGCGAACGGCACGAGCCCGGCCGCGACGGCGCTGCCGGAGCCGGACGACGAGCCGCCCGCCCAGTGATTGAGGTTCCACGGGTTCAGGCCGGGACCGGTCGCCGAGGCGTTGGCGTACTCGTAGCCGCCGCCGCCCGCCAGTTCGACCATGCCCAGCTTGCCGATCAGCACCGCGCCCGCCTCGCGCAGCTTCACGATCGTCGTGGCGTCATAGTCGAAGACCTGGTCCTTATAGCCGGGGATGCCCCAGCGGGTCGGGATGCCTTTGGTCGCCAGCAGGTCCTTGGCGCCGAACGGCACGCCGGTCAGCAGCGACGGCGCGTCACCACTCTTCAGCAGGCGGTCGGCTTTGCGCGCCTGCGCCAGCGCCAGGCCGGGCGTCAACTCCGCCAGCGCGTTGTACTTCGGCCCCAGCGAGCCGAGGCGGTCGAGGAACAGTTTGGTCAGTTCAACCGACGAGACCTGCTTGCGCCGCAGCAGGTGGCTCAACTCGGTCGCCGTGGCAAAGAAAATGTCTTGATTGGTCATGATACTGTCCTTGTTTGTATTCGAGTGATACGTCACGGATCAGTGATTTCGACGACCGTCTCGCCGCTCTCCAACAACGCCAATGCACGCGGGAGCATATCCAGCAGGATTGTTTGCAGGCGCGCATTGGAGGTGTTGCCACAGGTGATCCAGATCACCTGCGGCGGCGCGCCATGGCGATTCACCAAATCCACGAAATCGCGATCCTTTGTCATCACAATGGCCGAAGCGGATCGAGCTGCAAAAAAGATGTCGCGATCATAGGCGTCGCGCAACCCAAGCGCCCGCACGCCTTCTGCAGTGATACCCATCTGGTGCGCCAACCATGCCGCCAACGCAGGCGACAATTGCGCATCAACCCAGATTTTCATGCCGCAACGAGCACCGGATGATCCACGCGGCTCGACGCAAACCTGATCGCGGCCAGCACGTCGGCCATCTCGAGGTCGGGCAGTTCCTGCAGCACTTGTTCAGCGCTGAGGCCGGCGCCCAGCAAGTCCAGCACGTCGCTTACCCGGATGCGCATGCCGCGAATGCAAGGGCGGCCTCCGCATTGCTCAGGATTCACGGTGATTCGGTCAGCCAGGTAATGCATGTAGCCTGCTCCTTGCGCTCCGCAACATGGTCGTCAAGCGTTGAACGGTCGGTACTTCGGCTTTCATTCTATCGCAAGCGGCCGAATTGCCGCAAAGCCTACGGTGGGTGCTCTATGCAGACGGCTTCGCGCCTCTGGGTTGCGCCAAATCAAGCGTCTCCAGCGCCGTGTACTGCGCGCCGCCGGGCAACAACTGGCTTTGCATGAGGTGGATCGCTGTCACGCGCTGGCTCTGCGGCGCCGGCGGCGGCTGGCGCATGAACCACTCGCCGAGCGCGCGGCGGTCGCCCGGCGAGGCGTCGCGCGGCACCCGCGCCAGCGTCAGGTGCGGCTTGAACGCGCCGTGATCCGGCTCGAAGCCAAGCGGGGCCAACTGCATGGCGACCGCCTGCTGCAAGCGCGCCAGCGATCCACCCGGCTCAGCCACACCGACCCAGAGCACGTTCGGCCGCGTAGAACCTGGAAAACAGCCGAGACCCGTCAACGCCATATCAAACGGCGTGATGCTGACGGCAGCCGCCCGCAGCGCCGCTGAAACGGCTGCCACGTCGCCGCGCTCGATCTCGCCAAGGAACTGAAGCGTCAGGTGCTGACTCGCAGGCGGTACCCACTTCAGGCGCATGGGCGGGGCCGCTCTCTGCATCGCCGCGAGGCACGCGGCCAGCGCGTCTTTCACACCCGCATCGAGTTCGATCGCCACAAACGTGCGCATCGCGGCCGCTAGCCCGCCTGCGCCCGGCGCTGTTCCGCGACCTGCCAGCCGATCACCGGCGGCGTCTCCAGGATCTGGTCCGCGCTTACCACGTCGATGAACGCCGGCGTCGACGCGCTCAACCCTTCCTGCAACGCCGGCTCGAAGTCGCGCGGGTCTTCCACGCGGATGCCGAGCCAGCCGAAGCCGCGCGCAATCGCCGCGCAGTCCTGGCGCAGGAAATCGACGCCGAAGAAGCGGTCGCCGTGATGCAGGTGCTGCAACTCTTTGATCCAGCCGAAGGCGCCGTTGTTGAACTGGATAACGACGATCTTGCGGTTCATGCGCGCGATCGTTTCCAACTCGCCGACCGAGAAACCGAACGAGCCGTCGCCGGTCAGGCAGACGATCGTCTGGTCGGGCCGCGCATACGACGCGCCGAGCGAGGCCGGCAGCGCATAGCCCAGCCCGCCGTGCGCGCGCGGGATCACCGTGCGGCGGCCGGCCTGCGCCAGCGGGTACTGCGCGGCGACGAACGGCGTTGCGGTGCCGGGGTCGGCCACGATCACGGCGTCGGCCGGCAGGTTGCGCAGCAGTTCGCGCATGATGCGGTGCGGACGCACTGGGCGCGCATCCGAAGCCTGCTTCGCCGCCTCGCCAGACCAATAGGCCGCCGTCGCGCGCGCAATCCGCTCGCGCACAGCCGCCCGCGAAGTTGAATCGCAGCCGCGCAGCGCGTCGATCAGGTCGCGCAGCGCCATTTGCGCGTCACCCTGCAGGCCGGCGGTCACCGGCAGATTGTTGCCGATCTCGCCGCCGTCCACGTCGATCTGGATGATCGCGCCACGGTAGTCCCTGGGCGGTACCGTCCAGTCGTTGCTCGTCACGTAGTTGACGCGCGTGCCCGCGAACAGGATCAGGTCGCTCTCACGGATGAAGTCGTGCGTGAACGCGCGGCCGCCGTTCGCGCCGGCGACGCCGATCGCGAGCGGGTGCGTTTCCGCAATCGAACCTTTGCCGTTGATCGAGGTCGCGACCGGCATATTGAGCAGTTCAGCCAGCGCCTGCACTTCGGCGTAGGCGTGCGCGGCGTGGATGCCGCCGCCGCAGATCATGACCGGGCGCGCCGCAGACGCCAGTTTCTCGGCGGCACGCGCCACCATGGCCGAATCGGGGCGTGTGCGGTACGACGGATAATGCGCGCAGGCTGGATCAGCGTAAATGTCGGCGACCTCGACGGGCTTGTCGAGGATGTCTTTGGGGAACGAGAGATGCACTGCGCCACAGCGCCCGGTCGTCATCAGGCGGAAGGCGCGCCGCAGCATGTGCGGGATCAGGCCGGCGCGCTTGACCGCCGCGCTCCACTTGGTGACCGGCCGGAACAGCGCCTCCTGGTCGAGCGCCGTCAGCGCGCCCTGGTGCTCCATGCTGAGCGCGTTGTCGCTGGTGATGACGAGCAACGGCACCGACGAGTGGTGCGCCTCGGCGACGCCGGGCAGAATGTACGTTGCGCCGCCGCCCGACGGCCCTTCGCAGACGCCCGGCTTGTCGGACAGGCGCGCGTACGCGTCGGCCATGAACGCCGCGGAGCGCTCGTCGCGCGTCATCACGTGGCGGATCTGAGACTGGTCGCGCAGCGCGTCGTAGAAGGCAACGCCGGTGTCGCCCGGCAGTCCAAAGATGGTGTCCACGCCATGCGCCTGCAGCATGGCGACGAGGATTTCGGCTCCGGTCATGGATGCGTCTCCTGGTTGCGTGGTCGCGCGGCGTGATGCTACAATCAGCACGCTGGCAAAGGCGATTGTAGCACATCGGCGGCAAAACGTCATGGCGCGGGACACTGCTTTGACGTCATTGCGAGGAGGCGGTTTCTGCCGACGAAGCAATCTGATTGCAGATCGGGATGGAGAGATTGCTTCGTCGCATACGGTGCTCCTCGCAATGACGGACTGCGGGCGCGCCACACTATCGCGTCATTGCGAGGCGGCGCCAGCCGCCGAAGCAATCTCCCATCACGCTGTGAAGAGAGGCGCCAACATAGCCTCGATCTAGGACCGAAGTATGCCCAGGCAGTTCTACGTGTACATTATGACCAACCAGGCCAACACAACGCTCCATGCCGGTGTCACTAACAACCTGGCCCGCCGCGTCGGAGAGCATCGTCACGGACAAGGCAGCGCCTTTACACGGAAGTACCGCACGCACAAATTGGTGTACTATGAATCATTCGATGACGCACGAAGCGCCATCGCGCGGGAGAAACAAATCAAAGGCGGTTCACGGCAGAAGAAGCTCGACCTGATCGCCGAGGCGAACGCAACCTGGCGCGATCTGGCGGACGACTTGTAGGAGTGACGCCTGCACCAACCCGTCATTGCGAGAATTCCATCCCGCCGCGCAGGATGCGTGAGTGCAGAAACTGATGCGCCGCATTTCCAAGCCGTCATTCCGGCGAAGGCCGGAATCCAGGCAGGCGTACCACGGGCCAGCATGCGCGCCAGATGCTGGCGTGGATGCCGGCTAACTACATGCCGGCATGACAACCTCGCGTGTCGAAGTTTCTGAGCAGGCGGCGGAGCCGCCGAAGCAATCTCGATGCGGCGCGGGGCCAGAGATTGCTTCGCCGCCTGCGGCGGCTCGCAATGACAATTGAAGAACCATGCGCCTATGACCAACAATCACAAACTGTTTGCCGGACACACGCTGCTCGTAATCATCGACGGCTGGTGAGGGTTCTGAACGCGCCAGGCCGATTGGGTGCGCGCCCATGACGCGGCCCGCCGTGTGCGGGTGCTCCCCAGCCAGCATCGCGAGCTGCGTGAGGCGATCGGGCTGTCCAAAGCCGAGGCCGACCGCGCGGTCTGGGCGATTGAGCCGGGCGGCGCACGGTACGCGGGCGCGGCGGCCGTCGCGCGCATCCTGCGCGAACTGCCCGGCTATGCGTGGCTGGCGCGGCTGGTTGACCTGCCGCTGGCCGCGCAATTGGCGGAGGTGGCATACCGCCTTGTGGCGTGTAACCGGCATATCCTTGCGCGCTTATATAGCACGACGCCGGAGTGCGAGCGACCCGGCTGTGATTGTCACCCGGAAGGAGAGTAGCCGTTGAATAACGAAGCCGATACGCAGCCGAGCGCGTGGGCCGAGGTCAGCCTCGCGAACATCGCGTACAACGTACAGGTGCTAAAGAGCACGCTCAAACCTGGCACGCAGTTGATGGCGGTCGTCAAGGCGAACGCCTACGGGCATGGCACAGTGCCCGTGGCGCGCGCCGCACTTGACGCCGGGGCGACCTGGCTGGCCGTTGCGCGTGTGAGCGAGGGCGTCGAACTGCGCGCCGCCGGGCTGGATGCGCCAGTGCTGCTGCTCGGCCCGATCGCGCCCGCCGAAGCGACGGCAGCCGTAAACGCGCAACTCGTGGTGAGCATCACTTCCCTGAGGTTTGCGCAGGCGCTGGCCGACGCAGCACAGGCCGCCGGCACGACTGCATCCGTGCATCTGAAGATCGATACCGGCATGTCGCGCTTCGGCGTGCCGCTCGACGACGCCATCGGCGCCGCGCAGGCATTGACGCGCATGGATGGACTGCGGCTGGACGGCGTCTTCATGCACTTCGCCACCGCCGACGAGGCCGACCCGTCGTTCGCGCAACTGCAAATCGCGCGCTTCGAGGGCGCGCTGAATGATATCCGGCGCGCGGGCATCGCCGTGCCACTGGTGCACGCGGCCAACAGTGCCGGCATTCTGGCCGCCACGAGCTACCACTTCGACCTGGTGCGCGCAGGCATCGCGCTGTACGGCATCTGCCCGAACAGCGCGTTTACGCAGTGCGCCGATCTGCGGACGGCGCTGAGCCTCAAGAGCCGCGTGGCCTACGTGCGCGCCATTCACCGCGGCACAAGCGTCGGCTACGGACGCACGTTTGTCGCCCCGCGCGACATGCACGTTGCGCTCGTTAGCATCGGCTACGCCGACGGCGTGCGGCGCGCACTGTCCAACAAGGGCGAGGTGCTGGTGCGCGGACACCGGGCACGCATCCTTGGCCGCGTCAGCATGGACCAGATCGTCGTCGATGCCGATGCGTGCGAAGCGCAGGAGGGCGACGAGGTGGTGCTGATCGGCCGGCAGGGCGACGCGGAGTTGAGCGCGGAGGAGGTCGCCGGCTGGGCCGGGACCGTGTCGTACGAGATCCTGACCGGAATCGGCGCGCGGGTGCCGCGCGTGTATTTATCCGCGAATAACGCGAATTCCCGCTAATCGGATTGGGTGCCGCACATTCGCGGATCGACGTTTCTTTGCGCGAACAGGACAGCGCCTTCTCCCGATCGACAGGCGAGCCGCGAATCGCGCAGAGCGTTCTTTGATTGAATTCGTCTTGGCAGGCAAACGACAGCGCGCAGACCAATTCGGTCTGCGCGCTATTTTTACTGCTTCGTGGCTACTGCGTGCCGGGCGGCACCCAGTTCGACGCGATGTAGAGCTTTTTGTCCCGCTGCTGCGGGTCGTTCGTCTTCAGCGTCAACTCGAACAGATGCGGGCCGTCCATGCCCTCGTGCATCGTGAACTCAGTGGACAGGGTCGTGCTTTGGCCGGGCTTGAGTGTCGTCGTACCGACGACCGCAAGCGGCGGTCAACAACCCTGCAAGATCTTAATCGGCGCGGACGAATCCAGCACGAGCGTGCCGTCGCCGGTGTTCTGTACCTTGAACTCGGCGCGCACCATCTTGTTGAATGGCACCTTGCCGAAGTCGATCCGCTCGCGATCGACCGATAACTGCGGCGTGCCGCCACCGCCGCCCGAACCGCTGTTCAGCACGACCAACCCGACCGCCAGCAGCGCGAGCATAACGGCGCCGCCGATCAGCGCCGGCGCCAGCAGCGATGGCCTGCCGTTCTGGCGCGCAACGTTCTTGCTCATCTGCCCCTCGCCTCCATATACGTGATTACTGCTGCCATTCTATTTCGCGGGCGCAGGCCGATAAGAGGCGAGTGCCCCGTTCTGCGCGTGACGATTGACCGGCGCAGGCGCAGGCAGCGGGCGCCGCATGTGCACAGCCCCGCTCGTGTGCCCTGCGTCCCGTTTATTTCGCTGCGCGCTGCAGGCTGCGCACGTACGCGACCACGTCCGCCAGGTCCTGGTCGCTCAACGCCGGGTTGCCGCCCTTGGCCGGCATGTCGACTTTGGTCGTGTTCGCCGGGTCGCTCGCCGGGCGGCCCTTGGTCACGAACAGCACGAAGTCGGCATCCGAGATGCCCTTCAAGTAGGGGCTTACCACGAGGTTCTTGCCCAGCCCGACCTTGCCTTTGGCGTCGTCGCCGTGGCAGGCGTTGCATGTGCCGTGGAAGATCTTGTTTCCCTTGTCCGCTTCGCCCTTCAGGCTGGCGTACTTCTGGGCGCCGGCCGACACTTTGACCGCACCCCCGCCGCTCGACGCGACGGGCATGCCGCCGGTGGAGGCGGGCGGCAACGGCGAGCCGCAGGCGGTCAGCGCCAGCAGGGCCGCAGTGATCAGGCTCACGATCAGCGCAAACTGCTTCTTCATTGACTTGCTCCTCTTGATGGATGTGGTATTGGCTAACCGCCGTGCCCTGTGACGTGCACGTAGGCGCGCAATTCGTCCCAGCTCATAATCTGCGCCTTCAGGCTCGCTGCGTACGATTCGGCCGCCTGCTGATCGCCGAACGCGGCGATGCCTTTGCCCATCGGCGCGCGGATGTCCGGGCTCTGCACAAAGCGCGCTTTTTCGGCCCGGATCCAGTTTTGCGTGCCGTAATCATGCACGAAATAGGCCTGAACCTGCAAATTGGGCCGATCCATGTGAAAGACCAGCATTTCGTCGATGCAGTCGAATTTGTGCGCCTTGCCGCCGAGCTCCACCGTGGCGGCCGCGAAGCGCGCCTCGTCGATCAGCATGCTGCAACTTTCGCACAGGTCGCGGCCGTACGCGATCGACGGCGGCGCCGGCTGCCCGTCGCCGGACGCGCACGCGGACAGCGGCGCGCACAGTAATAACGCGCAGAGCATCAGCGCGCGCTTCATACGTCGCTCCGCCGGTTGAACAGCAGATAGGCCGCGCCGAACGACAGCCCGATCCAGAGCGCCAGCAGACCGGCCAGCACGAACGGCAGGCTCGCGCCGAACGCATAGGCGGCGTACTGGCCGGCCGCGCCAAACGTGTCGAGCGTCGCGCGCAGGCTGTAGACCGCTTCCAGCTTGAAGATCTGCAGCGGGTTCAGCACCAGCATCCACATCAACATCTCGGGCGCGGGTCGCAGCGCCAGCGTTGCCGCGATCAGCCCCATGTCGGCGAAGAAGACCAGCCCCAGCCATGCGATCAGCGCCGCGCCGAGCGCGGTCGCCGCCTTGCGGGTCAAAGCACTGATGATGAAGCCGAAGCCGAGCGAAACGAGCGCCAGCAGCAGCGTGCAGCCCGCGAGCGCCAGGTAGGCCGACGCGTCGCCGCCGCCGCTCAGCGCCATGCCGAAACCCGCCACGCCGAAGCCCAACCCCAGCGCAACGAACACGGCCAGCGCCGCGCCGAGCGCCTTGCCCAGGAATACCTCGGGACGGCCCACCGGCTGCGCCAGCAGATAGCCGAGCGTGCCGCGCTCGCGGTCGGCGGCGATGGCATGCGCGCCCACGCTCAAGCCGATCAGCGGCACGAACAAGAGAATCGCGTTGATCAGGCTGGCAGCCGTGCGCCCGAAGCCGCCCAGCCCGCCATAGCCCGATGCGGCCATGCCTGCCTGCGAGAGCGCGAATGCCAGCGCAGCGAACGCCACGGCGTAGAACGCCAGCCAGCGGTTGCGCAGCGCTTCGCGCATCTCGCGTTGTGCGAGGATCCAGACAATGTTTAGCTCCATGCGCGCCCCCGCTCCACCTCAAAGTTTGCCACATGCACGCCGCACGCAGCCAGCGTCTCGAACGGCCGCATCTTCTCCCCGGCCGGCACGCTGCACACGATCGTGCCGCGCCCGTTCAGGTGCGCGGCCAATCCGGCGGCCTGCAGGGCCGCGAGCGCCTCGGCGCGCTGCGCCTCGCCCACCCAGAGCGTCACCTCGACCTCCGGCATCCAGCGCGCCCGCAACTCTTCGGGGGTGACGATCTCCGCCAGCACGCCCTGATCAAGCACCAGCACGCGGTCAGCCAGCCCTTCCACTTCTTCGAAGCGATGCGACGTGAACACGATCGTCTTGCCCTCGGCGCGCAACTCGGCCAGCAGCGCCAGGTAATCGGCGCGCGCCTGCTTGTCGAGGTTGGAGGTCGGCTCGTCCAGCAACAGCAACGGCGGGTCGGCCAGCAGGGCCACGGCGAGCGCCAGCCGCTGCTTGAGGCCGCCGGACAGCGCGCTGACCGGCTTGGCGGCATGCTCGCGCAGACCCATGCGATCCAGCAGCGCACCGATGCGCCTGGCCGTTGCGACGCGCTTCAGCCGTGCGTAGAACTCCAGCGTCTGCTGCACACTCCAATCGTTGAACGCCGCTTCCTGCGGCACATAACCAAGCGCGCGCCGAGCCTGCTTGCCTGCGCGCTTCACATCGCGGCCGGCGACCGTAATCGCGCCGTCGAAATCGATCAGGCCGAGGATCGCCTTGATCAGCGTCGTCTTGCCAGCGCCGTTCGCGCCCCACAACGCCAGAGCCTCGCCGGTCCGCACATCGAAGGAGACACCTTCCAGCACGCGCACCGCGCCGTAGCGCTTGCCAACGGCGCGCGCGGCGACCTGGATCGCGGCGGCCGCGTTCGCATCGGATGATGCCGCATACGCTTGCATCGTGGTCGCCCCGGAGGCTGCGCGCCAGCGCGGCAAAG
This window harbors:
- a CDS encoding DUF2442 domain-containing protein, which codes for MIVHVTSVRVAGPHSLELVFDNGVRKRVNLRRELYGPVFEPLRDPAQFARAYLDRDSGTVAWHTGADFAPDFLLQMEEEQSPAESAPV
- a CDS encoding amidase, yielding MTNQDIFFATATELSHLLRRKQVSSVELTKLFLDRLGSLGPKYNALAELTPGLALAQARKADRLLKSGDAPSLLTGVPFGAKDLLATKGIPTRWGIPGYKDQVFDYDATTIVKLREAGAVLIGKLGMVELAGGGGYEYANASATGPGLNPWNLNHWAGGSSSGSGSAVAAGLVPFALGSETWGSITTPSAYCGITGLRPTWGLVSRYGAMELAWRMDKVGPMARSAEDCGHILQAIAGRDRLDATTERDGFTFKPREPRRAYRLAVLPADFSGEPELEQAYNDALTVLRKAGAKLVRTDLPDYPYNDIARFLIDVEMAAAHEELIRSNVLDTLVDAGQKAGLRRNLTKPATEYVRAQQQQVAATQAVLRMFEEYDAFVSPMLVIESPSLDTNLQTAFRKRGGYSMLGALCGVPQITVPMGFGGRGLPVALSFTTNRFEEQKALRLAMLYQRETDWHTKHPPEAA
- a CDS encoding DUF5615 family PIN-like protein, whose product is MKIWVDAQLSPALAAWLAHQMGITAEGVRALGLRDAYDRDIFFAARSASAIVMTKDRDFVDLVNRHGAPPQVIWITCGNTSNARLQTILLDMLPRALALLESGETVVEITDP
- a CDS encoding DUF433 domain-containing protein — protein: MHYLADRITVNPEQCGGRPCIRGMRIRVSDVLDLLGAGLSAEQVLQELPDLEMADVLAAIRFASSRVDHPVLVAA
- the thpR gene encoding RNA 2',3'-cyclic phosphodiesterase; the protein is MRTFVAIELDAGVKDALAACLAAMQRAAPPMRLKWVPPASQHLTLQFLGEIERGDVAAVSAALRAAAVSITPFDMALTGLGCFPGSTRPNVLWVGVAEPGGSLARLQQAVAMQLAPLGFEPDHGAFKPHLTLARVPRDASPGDRRALGEWFMRQPPPAPQSQRVTAIHLMQSQLLPGGAQYTALETLDLAQPRGAKPSA
- a CDS encoding thiamine pyrophosphate-binding protein, yielding MTGAEILVAMLQAHGVDTIFGLPGDTGVAFYDALRDQSQIRHVMTRDERSAAFMADAYARLSDKPGVCEGPSGGGATYILPGVAEAHHSSVPLLVITSDNALSMEHQGALTALDQEALFRPVTKWSAAVKRAGLIPHMLRRAFRLMTTGRCGAVHLSFPKDILDKPVEVADIYADPACAHYPSYRTRPDSAMVARAAEKLASAARPVMICGGGIHAAHAYAEVQALAELLNMPVATSINGKGSIAETHPLAIGVAGANGGRAFTHDFIRESDLILFAGTRVNYVTSNDWTVPPRDYRGAIIQIDVDGGEIGNNLPVTAGLQGDAQMALRDLIDALRGCDSTSRAAVRERIARATAAYWSGEAAKQASDARPVRPHRIMRELLRNLPADAVIVADPGTATPFVAAQYPLAQAGRRTVIPRAHGGLGYALPASLGASYARPDQTIVCLTGDGSFGFSVGELETIARMNRKIVVIQFNNGAFGWIKELQHLHHGDRFFGVDFLRQDCAAIARGFGWLGIRVEDPRDFEPALQEGLSASTPAFIDVVSADQILETPPVIGWQVAEQRRAQAG
- a CDS encoding GIY-YIG nuclease family protein; amino-acid sequence: MPRQFYVYIMTNQANTTLHAGVTNNLARRVGEHRHGQGSAFTRKYRTHKLVYYESFDDARSAIAREKQIKGGSRQKKLDLIAEANATWRDLADDL
- a CDS encoding DUF393 domain-containing protein, whose amino-acid sequence is MRAHDAARRVRVLPSQHRELREAIGLSKAEADRAVWAIEPGGARYAGAAAVARILRELPGYAWLARLVDLPLAAQLAEVAYRLVACNRHILARLYSTTPECERPGCDCHPEGE
- a CDS encoding alanine racemase produces the protein MNNEADTQPSAWAEVSLANIAYNVQVLKSTLKPGTQLMAVVKANAYGHGTVPVARAALDAGATWLAVARVSEGVELRAAGLDAPVLLLGPIAPAEATAAVNAQLVVSITSLRFAQALADAAQAAGTTASVHLKIDTGMSRFGVPLDDAIGAAQALTRMDGLRLDGVFMHFATADEADPSFAQLQIARFEGALNDIRRAGIAVPLVHAANSAGILAATSYHFDLVRAGIALYGICPNSAFTQCADLRTALSLKSRVAYVRAIHRGTSVGYGRTFVAPRDMHVALVSIGYADGVRRALSNKGEVLVRGHRARILGRVSMDQIVVDADACEAQEGDEVVLIGRQGDAELSAEEVAGWAGTVSYEILTGIGARVPRVYLSANNANSR
- a CDS encoding DUF1573 domain-containing protein, whose protein sequence is MSKNVARQNGRPSLLAPALIGGAVMLALLAVGLVVLNSGSGGGGGTPQLSVDRERIDFGKVPFNKMVRAEFKVQNTGDGTLVLDSSAPIKILQGC
- a CDS encoding c-type cytochrome: MKKQFALIVSLITAALLALTACGSPLPPASTGGMPVASSGGGAVKVSAGAQKYASLKGEADKGNKIFHGTCNACHGDDAKGKVGLGKNLVVSPYLKGISDADFVLFVTKGRPASDPANTTKVDMPAKGGNPALSDQDLADVVAYVRSLQRAAK
- a CDS encoding nitrous oxide reductase accessory protein NosL, whose protein sequence is MKRALMLCALLLCAPLSACASGDGQPAPPSIAYGRDLCESCSMLIDEARFAAATVELGGKAHKFDCIDEMLVFHMDRPNLQVQAYFVHDYGTQNWIRAEKARFVQSPDIRAPMGKGIAAFGDQQAAESYAASLKAQIMSWDELRAYVHVTGHGG
- a CDS encoding ABC transporter permease, giving the protein MELNIVWILAQREMREALRNRWLAFYAVAFAALAFALSQAGMAASGYGGLGGFGRTAASLINAILLFVPLIGLSVGAHAIAADRERGTLGYLLAQPVGRPEVFLGKALGAALAVFVALGLGFGVAGFGMALSGGGDASAYLALAGCTLLLALVSLGFGFIISALTRKAATALGAALIAWLGLVFFADMGLIAATLALRPAPEMLMWMLVLNPLQIFKLEAVYSLRATLDTFGAAGQYAAYAFGASLPFVLAGLLALWIGLSFGAAYLLFNRRSDV